One window of Bactrocera tryoni isolate S06 chromosome 2, CSIRO_BtryS06_freeze2, whole genome shotgun sequence genomic DNA carries:
- the LOC120768295 gene encoding A-kinase anchor protein 10, mitochondrial has translation MLKYFKKRKGLRRQAMGTDVPFGKSCGDLTESGLGHSDSENKRHSLHSSSSFCDEILSQIGAEVDASDGIEISWGSSMISNDDIFQYKSRLAMSISSIVSDPNCLTYFVQFLDTMNALPFLKFYLDTENFKTAALGHLSAEQQSDERGTIGSKKVLQKYKDFKTPSRIDLGRKEEMHATCTQDDDKVPELKSFFDLSMRQPLTDDEKSQIYAETNKQIYQSAENTLTVTKNNNRTRNLKEKNSDCLCEDGEKKLCSDVSSAPIGTQKCINPASVNDAIAIYQKYLIVDANQFISLPVDILSDISLIVCQRAEIKKEASSPNQSKIESTPTITATCFVEAQRYVLDHLERVYLIEFLQSPFYAKYSVELIENGNPELSIYDILYSEATLFFFMEFLEQHNERECLDFWTSAINYRKSYIVADRDTENAIVQITDKSNIPNTGQLEAQGDAMIIYEKFFSLQSEDRFWLSDRLRSQVEERICAADQVAYCFDLALQLVAVYLERKYFQDFLKSQLFQNYLNELKFKIREMNVSTRTTDDDKVTSSAAAGGRFSKALHRKTLSDCSDGSRREVFRHNTLLAMDGNKLPQTRIKSIQQATGSALHIDARHLINPNLLWRRSQSVDGVALKFGHINELGRYERDFEAVDDVGGETASGSKPNWPLRLSGNRIKNAMRKLVHLPEEKVQEEIAWQVAEMIIKDVTSVTLGHDPINSTPAYNNKNEDKY, from the exons ATgctgaaatattttaagaagCGAAAAG GATTGCGCCGCCAAGCAATGGGGACAGATGTCCCTTTTGGAAAATCATGTGGCGATCTAACAGAAAGTGGATTAGGCCACAGTGATTCCGAAAATAAACGGCACTCATTACATTCTTCTTCCAGTTTTTGCGACGAAATACTATCGCAAATAGGTGCTGAAGTCGACGCAAGTGATGGAATTGAAATTTCTTGGGGAAGCAGTATGATTTCAAATGATg atatttttcaatataaatctCGTCTGGCGATGTCAATTTCGTCAATAGTAAGTGATCCAAATTGCCTAACctattttgtacaatttttggaCACTATGAATGCGCTCcctttcttaaaattttacctcgatactgaaaattttaaaactgctGCACTTGGTCACTTAAGTGCAGAACAACAAAGTGATGAGCGAGGAACAATAGGAAGTAAGAAAGTGTTGCAGAAATATAAGGACTTTAAAACACCGTCTCGAATAGATTTAGGACGTAAGGAAGAAATGCACGCTACATGTACTCAAGATGATGATAAAGTACCTGAATTAAAAAGCTTTTTCGATTTATCTATGCGCCAGCCGCTCACAGATGATGAAAAAAGTCAAATCTATGCCGAAACTAATAAGCAAATATATCAAAGTGCAGAAAACACGCTTACagttactaaaaataataatcgtACAAGAAATTTGAAGGAGAAAAATTCCGATTGCTTATGTGAAGACGGTGAAAAAAAGCTGTGCTCTGATGTATCCAGTGCTCCAATTGGTACTCAAAAATGTATAAACCCCGCTAGTGTCAATGATGCAATtgcaatatatcaaaaatatttaattgtggACGCAAATCAGTTTATCTCATTACCTGTCGATATTTTGTCTGACATATCTTTAATTGTATGTCAACgagctgaaattaaaaaagaagctTCTTCACCAAATCAATCGAAAATTGAATCCACGCCTACTATTACGGCAACTTGTTTCGTTGAAGCACAACGTTATGTTTTGGATCATTTAGAAAGAgtgtatttaattgaatttttgcaGAGCCCTTTTTACGCCAAATACAGTGTTGAATTGATAGAAAATGGTAATCCGGAGTTGTCCATATATGATATTCTTTATAGTGAAGCTACATTGTTCTTCTTCATGGAATTTCTTGAACAACACAATGAACGTGAATGTCTTGACTTCTGGACATCAGCCATAAATTATCGCAAAAGTTACATAGTTGCCGACAGAGATACCGAAAATGCCATTGTTCAGATAACAGATAAATCAAACATTCCAAACACTGGTCAGTTAGAAGCTCAAGGCGACGCGAtgataatatatgaaaaatttttctcgCTACAATCCGAGGATCGTTTTTGGTTATCAGATCGGCTCCGAAGTCAAGTTGAAGAACGTATTTGCGCTGCTGATCAAGTGGCGTATTGTTTTGATTTAGCTTTACAGTTGGTGGCGGTATATTTAGAgcgtaaatattttcaagactTCCTAAAATCGCAACTATTTCAGAACTACTTAAATGAGCTTAAATTCAAAATACGTGAAATGAATGTTTCCACAAGAACAACGGATGACGACAAAGTAACGTCTTCTGCTGCAGCTGGTGGTCGTTTTAGTAAAGCACTACATCGAAAAACACTTTCAGATTGTAGTGATGGAAGTAGGCGTGAAGTTTTCAGACACAACACTTTATTGGCGATGGACGGTAACAAATTGCCACAAACAAGAATAAAAAGTATTCAACAAGCGACTGGTTCTGCTTTGCATATTGATGCACGTCATTTAATAAATCCAAACTTATTATGGCGTCGATCGCAATCTGTAGATGGAGTAGCTCTTAAATTTGGTCACATTAACGAATTAGGTCGTTATGAACGTGATTTCGAGGCAGTTGATGATGTAGGAGGTGAGACGGCGAGTGGTAGTAAGCCAAATTGGCCACTAAGACTGAGTGGCAACAGGATTAAAAACGCGATGAGAAAATTGGTTCATTTGCCAGAAGAAAAGGTTCAAGAAGAAATTGCATGGCAAGTAGCAGAAATGATAATTAAGGATGTGACAAGTGTAACTCTAGGACATGATCCAATAAATTCCACACCAGCTTATAACAACAAGAACGAAGACAAATACTAG